ATGACCTTGCGTATCGACATGCCGCAGCGTATCGAGGGGAACTTCGTGAAGCCCGACGGATCAAACGATTCTTTCGAGGCCGATTCCTGGGTGCGCGCGAACGACAGCGTTCTTTCTATTACCCTTTTTACCGGATTCGGGACGACTCTCGGCGAAATCACCTATGCCAGCGATTCCGTCAAGGCCGAAAGTTCCGTGATGGATGTCGCGAAACTCAAGACGGAATACCTCGTCGCCGATTTCCAGATTTGCTTCTATCCGTTCGACGCCCTCCGGAAAAATTTCGAGCAGGCCGGTTTCGCTTTTTCCGAGACGCGCTCCGGCGATGCTGATTTTGTCCGCACGCTTTCCGATAATGGCAAGACGATTTTGACGGCGCGCAAGTCGGGCCGCGAAATTCACCTGGAGAACGTTCTGCGCCACTACAGTTACCATATTACGCTGGGGGAGGAAAATTGAGAAAGCCTCTATACATCAATGATTTTGCCATGCACTGCATTTTGGGCGGTGACAAGAAGACCGTTTTTGAAAAGTTGAAGAATGGTACCCGTGGCGAGTTTACAATCTATGATGTGGCCGGCGTGATGCGCCCCGCCGCGACAATCGATCCCGAGTCGCTTCCTCCGGTCGCCTTGTCCAAATACGACAACCGCGTGAATCGCCTGTCGCAGGCGGTGCTCGACCAGATGGAAGGTTCCATCGCCCGTGCGGTAAAAAAGTTTGGCGCGGACCGCATCGGTATTTTTATCGGTTCCTGCGACAACGGTTCCGAGGCTTCGCTCAGTGCCCTCAAGTGCTTTAGGGAAACGGGCGCGTACCCCGAAGGCTACGTGCTTGATTACCAGTCAGCCGATTTCCCTGCCCGCTATATCGCCGAACGCTTCGGCATAACCGGGATGCTTTCGGTGCATTCGACGGCGTGCGCTTCGAGCGCAAGCGCTTTCGTTTCGGCGCGCAACAACATTTATGCGGGCAACTGCGATGCCGCCATTGTCGGGGGTGTCGATATCGCCTCGCGTTCGGTCATTTTGGGTTTCGCCTCGCTCGAGGCCATGTCCGACAGGCCCACGAATCCCTTCAGCGCGAACCGCACCGGCCTCACGCTCGGCGATGCCGCTGCGTTCTTCCTGGTGACGCGCGAACGTTGCGAAGACCTGCAGGCCGAAGGTTCTGCCGGGCTTTCTGTGGTGGGTTTCGGTGAAAGTGCGGATGCCGACCACATTACCGCTCCCCGCGCCGATGGCGAAGGTGCCTACCAGGCCATGAAGGCATCCCTTGCCGATGCGGAACTCGACGCCGGTTCTATCGGGTATGTTAATTTACATGGAACGGGTACTCGCCTGAACGATTCCATGGAGGCTGTCGCCGTCAATCGCCTTTTCGGCGAGAATACTCCGGCAAGTTCCACGAAGGCGCTCACGGGGCACACGCTCGGTGCGGCAGGCGCGCTCGAGGCTTCGTTCTGCTGCCTTGCGCTCGAGAACGGGGGAGTCCTTCCGGCGCACCTCTTCGATGGCTGCGAAGACCCGAAACTCCCGAAGGTGAAGCTCGTGAAGCCGGGCGAATCGGTGGATGGGCTTAAGTACTGTATCAGCAACTCCTTTGCTTTTGGCGGTTGCAATGTCTCTTTAATTGTTGCTAAGGAATAGATTTATGGATACTCCCGAATTCAAGACGAGAAGCGAGGTCGGTGAACTTGTCCCCCATGCGGGCAAGATGCTTTTGCTCGACCGCGTCATTCGCCACGACTTAAATGAAGTCTCCATCGAAACGGAGGTGGACATCAACGAGAGTTGCATGTTCTACAGGGACGATAGGCAGGGAGTGCCTTCGTATGTCGCTTTTGAATACATGGCCCAGAGCATATCTGCGCTTTCTGGCGTTTACGGTCGTACCCTCGGGCAAAAACCGAGGGAAGGCTTTATCATGAGCGTGTCGAATTGCAAACTGCTCGTGCCCGTGTTCAAGGCGGGCGATGTCGTGAGGATCCGCGTCAAGCAGACGATGCGCGTCGACATGGCCGTGACGTTTGACGGCGCGGTCTATGTGGGCGACACGCTCGCGGTTTCGGCTTCGCTCTGTACGGTCGAAGTCGATGATCCCATGTCGATCCTGAAGATGAACTGATATCACATACCATTTTATTATATTTGTGCTATATGGAAAATAAGAAGAGTGTTTTGATTACGGGCGCAAGCGGCGGAATCGGTTCTGCCATTGCTAAGGCTGTCGCGTTGGCGGGTTACGAAGTTGTAGCTCATTATAACAGGAATGCCGCTCCGGTCGAGCAGATGGCGAACGAAATTCGTGAACAGGGCGGCTCCGTTCGCCTGTTGCAGTTCAACATCCGCGACCGCGAACAGTGCAAGGCTGTGCTCGAAAAAGATATCGAAGAAAATGGCGTGTACTATGGTGTGGTGACGAACGCGGGTGTCTGTGCCGACACGGCTTTCCCCGCCATGACCGACGAATACTGGGACAAGGTTATCGATACGAACTTGAACGGTTTTTACAATGTGCTCCACCCGATTGTCATGCCCATGTGCCGCAAGCGCAGGGGCCGCATCGTGACGATTTCGTCCGTGTCGGGTGTTATTGGCAACCGTGGCCAGGTGAACTACAGCGCGTCGAAGGCCGGTCTCATCGGTGCTTCCAAGGCGCTTGCTACCGAACTTGCAAGCCGCGGCATTACGGTGAACAGCGTCGCTCCGGGCGTCATTGAAACCGAAATGATCAAGGATGCTCCGCTCGACATGATTCTGCCCGCGATTCCCATGAAGCGCGTGGGCAAGCCCGAAGAAGTGGCTGCCACGGTGGTGTTCCTGCTTTCTGAAGGGGCCGCTTACATTACCCGTCAGGTGATTTCTGTGAATGGAGGCCTCGCCTAATGCGCCGTGTAGTTGTTACTGGTGGTTCGTGCATTTCGTCTCTTGGTTTTGATGCTGATTCCGCATTCGATGGCCTGAAGTCTTTTAAGAACCGTGTCGTCCGTATGAACGATTGGGATGTCTACAAGCAAATGAATACTCGCTTGGCCGCCCCGATTCTTGAACCGCTTCCGCAGTACCCCCGCAAAAAAATCCGCGGTGCCGGTCGCGTGGCGGTGATGGGCCTCCTCTCTGCCGACAAAGCGCTCGAAGTCGCCGGGCTTACGGGTGAAGTAGCCCTGATGAAGTCTGGCCGCATGGGCGTCGCCTACGGTTCTTCGATGGGTAGTATCGATCCGCTGCTCGAGTTCTTCTCGATGCTCAATACGTATGACTGCTCCAACATCAAGGCTACGACCTACATTCGCTCGATGCCGCAGACCTGTGCGGTGAACATCAGCGTGGTGCTCGGCCTTACCGGCCGTCTCGTGACGACGAATACGGCTTGCACCAGCGGAAGCCTCGCGATTGGCCAGGCGTACGAACTCATCAAGTACGGCAAGCAGGACGTGATGATTGCGGGCGGTGCCGACGAACTCAGCCCGACGGAATCTGCCGTGTTTGATACTTTGTTTGCGACGAGCGTCATGAACGACCATCCGGAACTCGCTCCGGCCGCATACGACAAGAACCGCGACGGCCTCGTGATTGGCGAAGGTGCCGGCTGCCTTATTCTCGAAGAATACGAGCATGCGAAGGCTCGCGGCGCGAAGATTTACGCGGAACTCATTGGTTTCGGTTCCAACACCGATGGCGAACACATTACGCAGCCCAAGAAAGAGACCATGCAGCATGCGCTCGAGTTGGCGATTGAAGATGCGGGAATCTCTCCGGATGCGATTGGCTACGTGAACGGTCACGGCACGGCGACGCACCATGGCGACATTGCCGAAAGCTGGGCGACCTACAACGCCCTGAAGCAGCGCGCGGTCCCGCTCTCCAGCTTGAAGAGCTACATCGGTCACACGCTTGGTGCCTGCGGCGGAATCGAAGCTTGGCTTGCCA
This genomic stretch from Fibrobacter sp. harbors:
- a CDS encoding beta-ketoacyl synthase N-terminal-like domain-containing protein; this translates as MRKPLYINDFAMHCILGGDKKTVFEKLKNGTRGEFTIYDVAGVMRPAATIDPESLPPVALSKYDNRVNRLSQAVLDQMEGSIARAVKKFGADRIGIFIGSCDNGSEASLSALKCFRETGAYPEGYVLDYQSADFPARYIAERFGITGMLSVHSTACASSASAFVSARNNIYAGNCDAAIVGGVDIASRSVILGFASLEAMSDRPTNPFSANRTGLTLGDAAAFFLVTRERCEDLQAEGSAGLSVVGFGESADADHITAPRADGEGAYQAMKASLADAELDAGSIGYVNLHGTGTRLNDSMEAVAVNRLFGENTPASSTKALTGHTLGAAGALEASFCCLALENGGVLPAHLFDGCEDPKLPKVKLVKPGESVDGLKYCISNSFAFGGCNVSLIVAKE
- a CDS encoding DUF3261 domain-containing protein, whose translation is MVKSILFCATFFLLVACHNTHQVPGTSPVFYSDGRAVSLLPTSAMTLRIDMPQRIEGNFVKPDGSNDSFEADSWVRANDSVLSITLFTGFGTTLGEITYASDSVKAESSVMDVAKLKTEYLVADFQICFYPFDALRKNFEQAGFAFSETRSGDADFVRTLSDNGKTILTARKSGREIHLENVLRHYSYHITLGEEN
- the fabG gene encoding 3-oxoacyl-ACP reductase FabG; amino-acid sequence: MENKKSVLITGASGGIGSAIAKAVALAGYEVVAHYNRNAAPVEQMANEIREQGGSVRLLQFNIRDREQCKAVLEKDIEENGVYYGVVTNAGVCADTAFPAMTDEYWDKVIDTNLNGFYNVLHPIVMPMCRKRRGRIVTISSVSGVIGNRGQVNYSASKAGLIGASKALATELASRGITVNSVAPGVIETEMIKDAPLDMILPAIPMKRVGKPEEVAATVVFLLSEGAAYITRQVISVNGGLA
- a CDS encoding thioester dehydrase; translated protein: MDTPEFKTRSEVGELVPHAGKMLLLDRVIRHDLNEVSIETEVDINESCMFYRDDRQGVPSYVAFEYMAQSISALSGVYGRTLGQKPREGFIMSVSNCKLLVPVFKAGDVVRIRVKQTMRVDMAVTFDGAVYVGDTLAVSASLCTVEVDDPMSILKMN
- a CDS encoding beta-ketoacyl-ACP synthase → MRRVVVTGGSCISSLGFDADSAFDGLKSFKNRVVRMNDWDVYKQMNTRLAAPILEPLPQYPRKKIRGAGRVAVMGLLSADKALEVAGLTGEVALMKSGRMGVAYGSSMGSIDPLLEFFSMLNTYDCSNIKATTYIRSMPQTCAVNISVVLGLTGRLVTTNTACTSGSLAIGQAYELIKYGKQDVMIAGGADELSPTESAVFDTLFATSVMNDHPELAPAAYDKNRDGLVIGEGAGCLILEEYEHAKARGAKIYAELIGFGSNTDGEHITQPKKETMQHALELAIEDAGISPDAIGYVNGHGTATHHGDIAESWATYNALKQRAVPLSSLKSYIGHTLGACGGIEAWLAIHMMNRKWFSPNLNLKEVDPECAPLDYITGTGREMDVEYFMSNNFAFGGINTSLIFKRV